A part of Streptomyces sp. DSM 40750 genomic DNA contains:
- a CDS encoding maleylacetate reductase, producing the protein MEFVYEAQPMRVVMRPGASVTAVAGEAERLGLRRLLVVCGPRGGETARAVVESLGDACAGLFAEARQHVPVEVADQAVRVARAAGADGCVAVGGGSAIGLGKAIALRTELPLIAVPSTYSGSEMTPVWGLTEHGVKRTGRAPSVLPRSVVYDPELTLSLPAGLSVTSGINAVAHAAEALYAPDASPLVSLMAEEGARSMTGALPGVAADPEDLEARGRALYGAWLCGAALGATTMGLHHKLCHVLGGTFGLPHAETHTVVLPYALAYNAPAAPDALTALGRALATDDAPHALWDLSGRLGAPRSLAELGLGEADLAVAAAEVTGQAYPNPRNLTTADALEVLTAAYEGDRPPTWS; encoded by the coding sequence ATGGAGTTCGTGTACGAGGCCCAGCCCATGCGGGTCGTCATGCGGCCCGGCGCGTCGGTGACCGCGGTGGCGGGTGAGGCCGAACGGCTGGGGCTGCGGCGGCTGTTGGTGGTGTGCGGACCGAGGGGCGGCGAGACCGCCCGGGCGGTCGTGGAGTCGCTCGGTGACGCGTGCGCGGGATTGTTCGCCGAGGCTCGCCAGCATGTGCCGGTGGAGGTCGCGGACCAAGCGGTGCGAGTGGCACGGGCCGCGGGCGCGGACGGATGCGTGGCGGTCGGCGGCGGCTCGGCGATCGGACTGGGCAAGGCGATCGCGCTCCGCACCGAACTGCCCTTGATCGCCGTACCGTCGACGTACTCCGGCTCCGAGATGACCCCGGTCTGGGGCCTGACCGAACACGGCGTCAAGCGCACCGGCCGCGCCCCCTCGGTCCTGCCGCGCAGTGTCGTCTACGACCCCGAACTCACCCTCTCCCTCCCGGCGGGTCTCTCCGTGACCAGCGGCATCAACGCGGTCGCACACGCCGCCGAAGCACTGTACGCGCCGGACGCCTCGCCGCTGGTGTCGCTGATGGCCGAGGAGGGCGCCCGGTCCATGACGGGCGCTCTCCCCGGGGTGGCCGCCGATCCCGAGGACCTTGAGGCGCGCGGTCGTGCCCTCTACGGCGCCTGGCTCTGCGGTGCCGCGCTCGGTGCGACCACCATGGGCCTGCACCACAAGCTGTGCCACGTCCTCGGCGGCACCTTCGGCCTCCCGCACGCCGAGACCCACACGGTCGTCCTGCCGTACGCCCTCGCCTACAACGCGCCCGCCGCCCCCGATGCCCTGACGGCCCTCGGCCGAGCCCTGGCCACCGACGATGCCCCTCACGCCCTGTGGGACCTCTCCGGCCGCCTCGGCGCACCCCGCTCGCTGGCCGAACTGGGCCTCGGCGAAGCCGACTTGGCCGTGGCGGCGGCCGAGGTGACCGGGCAGGCGTACCCCAACCCACGGAACCTCACCACGGCGGACGCCCTGGAGGTCCTGACGGCGGCGTACGAGGGCGACCGGCCCCCGACCTGGTCGTGA
- a CDS encoding YceI family protein, translated as MPLGLLRWRLRSATGGGAGPAFPVPDGAGVVMREVLDPVNDPMGAADVTVTELGSHRTAARGTTDPYGFFMAVLPPGSYSLLIVAEGLEPHRETIEVLPDEGPSPERVWLRSARQLQLPVAGTWLFDPPHTAIRFIAKHVGMAHVHGRFERFDGGIQIMQDVSQSRVHVRIDASSITTGNNTRDTHLRSADFLDVGRFPYIDFTSTRFAYRGGSKWVLQGSLTMHGVSRSVSLDTTYLGTVNGGYGEELRCAALAKSELHREDYTLNWRSMLARGIAVVGPTIQLELDVQAMYRTHDTPTPPE; from the coding sequence ATGCCCCTCGGACTGCTCCGGTGGCGACTCAGGAGTGCCACCGGAGGCGGCGCGGGCCCCGCGTTCCCGGTACCGGACGGCGCGGGTGTGGTCATGCGCGAGGTCCTGGACCCCGTGAACGATCCCATGGGCGCGGCCGATGTGACGGTCACGGAACTCGGCAGCCACCGTACGGCGGCACGCGGTACGACCGACCCGTACGGCTTCTTCATGGCTGTCCTGCCGCCGGGCAGCTACAGCCTGTTGATCGTGGCCGAGGGCCTGGAACCGCACCGCGAGACCATCGAGGTCCTGCCCGACGAGGGCCCGTCTCCTGAGCGCGTATGGCTCCGATCGGCGCGACAGCTCCAACTCCCCGTCGCCGGCACCTGGCTCTTCGACCCGCCCCACACCGCGATCCGGTTCATCGCCAAGCATGTCGGCATGGCCCATGTGCACGGCCGCTTCGAACGCTTCGACGGTGGCATACAGATCATGCAGGACGTCTCCCAATCCCGCGTCCATGTGCGGATCGACGCGTCGAGCATCACCACGGGCAACAACACCCGCGACACACACCTGCGTTCCGCCGACTTCCTCGACGTCGGACGCTTCCCGTACATCGACTTCACCAGCACCCGCTTCGCCTACCGCGGCGGCAGCAAGTGGGTGCTCCAGGGCAGCCTCACCATGCACGGCGTCAGCCGCTCGGTGTCCCTGGACACCACCTACCTCGGCACCGTCAACGGCGGCTACGGCGAGGAACTCCGCTGTGCCGCCCTCGCCAAGTCCGAACTCCATCGCGAGGACTACACCCTCAACTGGCGCTCCATGCTCGCCCGCGGTATCGCGGTGGTCGGCCCGACCATCCAGCTGGAGCTGGACGTCCAGGCGATGTACCGGACCCACGACACGCCCACGCCGCCCGAGTAG
- a CDS encoding FXSXX-COOH protein yields MDAPQNSHDSTRLVDISQVTAGLLEAVAGRNTVFGHAVRRHLEERDGASRTTDIVFDSAL; encoded by the coding sequence ATGGACGCGCCTCAGAACAGCCACGACAGCACACGACTGGTCGACATCTCCCAGGTGACGGCCGGTCTGCTGGAGGCGGTGGCCGGGAGGAACACGGTGTTCGGTCACGCCGTGCGACGCCACCTCGAGGAACGAGACGGCGCGTCGAGGACGACCGACATCGTCTTCGACAGTGCGCTGTGA
- a CDS encoding FxsB family cyclophane-forming radical SAM/SPASM peptide maturase has product MTAEAGSGGLPVVPFRQFLLKIHSLCNLSCDYCYVYFAADQSWRRRPGVMSLDTVRQAVDRIAEHAREHRLRTVRIILHGGEPLLVGKEHLDELLTVVAERLAPVVEVRCSMQSNGTLLDERFLALLRRHRVGVAVSLDGSPTAHDRHRRFANGRPSHARVAAALRLLNSPRHRELFRGLLCTLDLANDPVETYEALLDFDAPRIDFLLPHGTWGHPPPGLEHRRVPPARPPLVVPPDEPTPYAQWLVTAFDRWFDAPRKETGVRMFEEVVSGVLGGAVNSEALGLAPVDLVVVETDGAMEYSDSLKVVAEGAPETGLDIFRHSFSDALATETVRGRQAGLPGLGPVCRDCALAPVCGGGLYAHRHHPATGFATPSIYCFDLAAFITHVRHRVHLELAHLTETPSEPGPERPSAPP; this is encoded by the coding sequence ATGACGGCGGAGGCCGGGTCCGGGGGCTTACCCGTAGTCCCCTTCCGGCAGTTCCTGCTGAAAATACACAGTTTATGCAACCTGTCCTGTGACTACTGCTATGTGTACTTCGCCGCCGACCAGAGCTGGCGAAGACGTCCCGGAGTGATGTCCCTCGACACCGTGCGGCAGGCCGTGGACCGGATCGCCGAACACGCGCGTGAGCACCGGCTCCGCACGGTGCGGATCATCCTCCACGGGGGAGAACCTCTGCTTGTCGGCAAGGAGCACCTCGACGAGCTGCTCACCGTCGTCGCCGAACGCCTCGCCCCCGTGGTGGAGGTGCGCTGCTCGATGCAGTCGAACGGCACACTCCTCGACGAGCGGTTCCTGGCGCTGCTGCGCCGCCACCGGGTCGGCGTGGCGGTCAGCCTCGACGGTTCCCCCACGGCGCACGACCGCCACCGCCGGTTCGCGAACGGCCGCCCCAGCCACGCGCGTGTCGCGGCGGCGCTGCGCCTGCTGAACAGTCCCCGGCACAGAGAACTGTTCAGAGGGCTGCTGTGCACCCTGGACCTGGCCAACGACCCTGTCGAAACCTACGAGGCACTGCTGGACTTCGACGCGCCCCGCATCGACTTCCTGCTGCCGCACGGCACCTGGGGGCATCCACCACCCGGTCTCGAACACCGCCGGGTTCCCCCGGCGCGCCCCCCGCTCGTCGTGCCGCCGGACGAGCCGACTCCGTACGCCCAGTGGCTCGTCACGGCGTTCGACCGCTGGTTCGACGCGCCGCGCAAGGAGACCGGGGTCCGGATGTTCGAGGAGGTCGTGTCCGGAGTGCTCGGCGGCGCCGTGAACTCCGAGGCGCTGGGGCTCGCGCCGGTGGACCTCGTGGTCGTCGAGACCGACGGGGCCATGGAGTACTCCGACTCCCTGAAGGTCGTCGCGGAGGGAGCCCCCGAGACCGGTCTCGACATCTTCCGGCACTCCTTCTCCGACGCGCTGGCGACGGAGACGGTACGCGGCAGACAGGCCGGACTGCCCGGCCTCGGCCCCGTCTGCCGCGACTGCGCGCTGGCCCCGGTCTGCGGCGGCGGCCTCTACGCACACCGTCACCACCCCGCCACCGGATTCGCGACCCCGTCGATCTACTGCTTCGACCTCGCCGCCTTCATCACCCACGTCCGTCACCGTGTCCACCTCGAGTTGGCACACCTCACGGAAACCCCGTCGGAACCCGGGCCGGAACGCCCGTCTGCTCCCCCCTGA
- a CDS encoding TIR-like protein FxsC, which yields MEPYFFLSYARRRGPRVLVKRFYDDLCAELRQEIRRLHKGKEVPFGRPFLDVQSIQVGQDWNAALCDALAHCRTMLALYTPDYFRSDFCGREWKAFEDRQRSHREVTGVDAKALIPVLWEPVQNIPSGAAHIQYDNFDFGENYARWGLRRILVADPGGEEYRRIVNLIAHQILVAAEHFRILPANGLDLTGREAAGPFPSAAERAEPGSHALLLVAARTSANAHRASPDPGCHGDSPTDWNPYHTECPEPLARRASLLLEERGFTVRAEIVSDVLGATLDEARGQGQVAVLLVEAAAAADEPFGRALRAYDRSNHPGSAAIVPCDPEEAGDGARSKAYWEAVRGALPLNWAKGAGDPLPLLQSGIGSDQFDGALHAVVAKAQNQLVSFLETLKLNSLEMSRITSTSLPVLSTVAAPRSRTGLAPPIAARRASSHLMPYEKEQEDDP from the coding sequence TTGGAACCGTATTTCTTCCTGAGCTATGCGCGCAGGCGCGGACCCCGGGTCCTCGTCAAGCGGTTTTACGACGACCTGTGCGCGGAATTGCGCCAAGAGATCCGGCGATTACACAAGGGCAAAGAGGTGCCCTTCGGCCGTCCATTCCTCGACGTACAGTCGATACAAGTGGGACAGGACTGGAACGCGGCCCTCTGCGACGCCCTTGCCCACTGCCGCACCATGCTCGCCCTGTACACCCCCGATTACTTCAGAAGCGACTTCTGCGGTCGAGAGTGGAAGGCGTTCGAGGACCGGCAGCGCAGCCACAGAGAAGTGACGGGAGTGGACGCGAAGGCGCTCATCCCCGTTCTGTGGGAGCCGGTGCAGAACATTCCGTCGGGCGCGGCCCATATCCAGTACGACAACTTCGATTTCGGCGAGAACTACGCCCGATGGGGCCTGCGCCGCATCCTGGTCGCCGACCCGGGCGGCGAGGAGTACCGCCGCATCGTGAACCTCATCGCGCATCAGATCCTCGTCGCCGCCGAGCACTTCCGCATACTGCCCGCCAACGGCCTGGACCTCACCGGGCGGGAAGCCGCCGGCCCCTTCCCGTCCGCCGCGGAACGTGCGGAGCCGGGCAGCCACGCTCTGCTGCTCGTCGCCGCCCGGACCTCGGCGAACGCCCACAGGGCGTCGCCGGATCCGGGGTGCCACGGGGACAGCCCGACCGACTGGAACCCCTACCACACCGAATGTCCGGAACCTCTGGCCAGGAGAGCGAGCCTGCTCCTGGAGGAGCGTGGTTTCACAGTACGGGCGGAGATCGTCTCGGACGTCCTGGGCGCCACCCTGGACGAGGCTCGGGGGCAGGGGCAGGTCGCGGTCCTCCTGGTGGAGGCGGCCGCCGCCGCGGACGAGCCGTTCGGCAGAGCCCTCCGCGCCTACGACCGGAGCAATCATCCGGGCAGCGCGGCCATAGTTCCGTGCGATCCGGAAGAGGCGGGTGACGGAGCACGGAGCAAGGCCTACTGGGAGGCGGTCCGGGGCGCCCTGCCGCTCAACTGGGCGAAAGGAGCCGGGGATCCCCTGCCCTTACTGCAGTCGGGTATCGGTTCTGATCAGTTCGACGGGGCACTGCACGCGGTTGTCGCGAAGGCGCAGAACCAACTCGTCTCCTTCCTCGAGACCCTCAAGCTCAACTCCCTGGAGATGTCCCGGATCACCTCCACCTCGCTTCCCGTCCTGAGTACCGTGGCCGCCCCGCGCAGCCGTACCGGGCTCGCGCCACCGATCGCCGCCCGCCGCGCCTCCTCCCACCTGATGCCCTATGAGAAGGAGCAGGAAGATGACCCATGA
- the fxsT gene encoding FxSxx-COOH system tetratricopeptide repeat protein translates to MTHDDRGRGTIITFYSFKGGTGRTMALVNTAWILASNGLRVLVVDWDLEAPGLHTYLQPLLADPELTESAGVIEMVSDFARHSVAPRVGSGVDGGGTAGPPRPNGAGLPEEPDPRERARVDRYAVGTELRLPPGGKLDLLPAGVQDPDTYAVTVSTFDWGTFYRMGGADFLTALRDDMAARYDYVLIDSRTGLSDTASICTVVMPDIVVDCFTLSRQGVNGAAHVARSIRRISHTQRDIRIVPVPMRVEDAGRDRLEAGRFQARSLFAPFLDWVPPEEQDQYWSSVEIPYKPSYAYEEIPATVGERRQDGTLLAAFERLTARLTDNRVTRLGDMDESYRRTLRAEYERTSPIMRKDFYVSYAVPDRLWADWAVTVLRAAGYEATLAPIETDDLTAAPVTPTWLERTLAGEGRMVVLLSPQYTALPQAREIWQQTRRRDPSGQIGMVVPLRVDDSPPPPEFAPHLAVSLTGVSAEEAVARLLTAADRGGSVDPGSRPATVGLAAAARLPGTPPQVIGGRPQRNVAFTGRRALIERLRDSLLAGTTAVLPQALFGLGGVGKTQIALEYGYRFESDYDLIWWIKAADRTQIRQDLSALAGHLGVPVGGKDLTAVCDEVLDKLRRGTPHSRWLLVYDNAEKPADLDGLVPVSGPGHHILITSRDPSWAERAARIEVDLFTREESVALLRRYNEGLESAEAARVAEELGDFPLAVSLAAASLQESAMPVDAYVEMLRTKMTDILGSQSAPDYPTSAAASWSLERLKTRTPAAAALLELCAFFGPDPIPRDLFSSRPALEMLERHDPSLSDPLLMSRLYGQTVRSGLAQADQRTDTLTMHRLIQHVLRDQLSTEKQAAMRERAHAVLGQANPKDPDESDNWNRYAMLLPHLWPTMAEESDNLEVRQWICDTVRYLWRSGDSDTADRTAKRVLDSWLPRFGEDDSLVLRLRTELGNALRDQGRLQEAYDVTLDVYERASQILGEDHPYTLGAAMSLGSDLRSVGRYADAMKSDRETLRRTRRIFGDSHQRTLQAANNLAVSEFLSGNRQAARDTNREILQQRREIFGPDQRSTLNSATNYARDLRAAGRFREALKLIEETLKRSRRALGPDHLITFRASLGAAILYRRQGEYEQAYTLTNDTYELALKQLGPEHPDTLAIATNLCADLYDRGESARGRELARETLDRYEHRFGSDHVFTLASCSNLAVLLRLTGEPEAALELSTHTVDRFRRLLGPRHPYTLTCMLNHATDLSENGDHARAVAVGREAYEGLTEVLGTDHYLAIAAASNLAAELRRDDSDEAERLHEEAGRLHDEAERRARESRELGGDHPMTRAVTRWQPIDADIEPPVT, encoded by the coding sequence ATGACCCATGACGACCGCGGCCGCGGCACCATCATCACTTTCTACTCCTTCAAGGGCGGCACGGGGCGCACCATGGCGCTGGTCAACACCGCCTGGATCCTCGCGAGCAACGGTCTGCGCGTTCTCGTCGTGGACTGGGACCTCGAAGCCCCCGGTCTGCACACCTATCTCCAGCCCCTGCTGGCCGACCCCGAACTCACCGAGAGCGCCGGCGTCATAGAGATGGTCAGTGACTTCGCCCGGCACTCGGTGGCACCACGGGTCGGCTCCGGCGTGGACGGCGGCGGAACGGCCGGGCCACCCCGGCCGAACGGGGCCGGTCTGCCCGAGGAGCCCGACCCCCGGGAGCGCGCCCGCGTCGACCGGTACGCCGTCGGCACGGAACTACGCCTGCCACCGGGCGGAAAACTGGACCTGCTGCCGGCCGGCGTACAGGACCCCGATACCTACGCGGTCACCGTCAGCACCTTCGACTGGGGCACGTTCTACCGCATGGGCGGCGCCGACTTCCTCACCGCGCTGCGCGACGACATGGCCGCACGCTACGACTACGTACTGATCGACAGCCGGACCGGCCTCAGCGACACCGCGAGCATCTGCACCGTCGTCATGCCGGACATCGTCGTGGACTGCTTCACCCTCAGCCGACAGGGCGTCAACGGCGCCGCGCACGTCGCGCGCTCGATCCGCCGTATCTCCCACACCCAGCGCGACATCCGTATCGTCCCCGTCCCCATGCGCGTCGAGGACGCCGGCCGCGACCGCCTGGAGGCAGGCCGCTTCCAGGCGCGCAGCCTCTTCGCCCCCTTCCTGGACTGGGTGCCGCCCGAGGAGCAGGACCAGTACTGGAGCAGCGTCGAGATCCCGTACAAGCCGAGCTACGCGTACGAGGAGATACCGGCGACGGTCGGGGAGCGCCGACAGGACGGCACCCTGCTCGCCGCGTTCGAACGCCTGACCGCCCGGCTCACCGACAACCGGGTGACCCGGTTGGGCGACATGGACGAGTCGTACCGCCGGACGCTGCGCGCGGAGTACGAGCGGACCTCCCCGATCATGCGCAAGGACTTCTACGTCAGTTACGCCGTGCCCGACCGGCTGTGGGCGGACTGGGCCGTCACCGTGCTGCGGGCGGCCGGCTACGAGGCGACGCTCGCCCCGATCGAGACGGACGACCTCACGGCCGCCCCGGTGACACCCACCTGGCTGGAGCGCACCCTCGCGGGTGAAGGGCGCATGGTGGTGCTGCTCTCCCCGCAGTACACCGCCCTGCCGCAGGCGCGGGAGATATGGCAGCAGACCCGCCGCCGGGACCCGTCCGGCCAGATCGGCATGGTCGTTCCCCTGCGCGTCGACGACTCCCCGCCCCCACCGGAGTTCGCACCCCACTTGGCGGTAAGCCTCACCGGTGTCTCCGCGGAGGAGGCGGTGGCGCGCCTGCTGACCGCCGCGGACCGAGGCGGCTCGGTGGACCCGGGGTCCCGCCCGGCCACCGTCGGCCTGGCCGCCGCCGCCCGGCTCCCGGGGACCCCGCCGCAGGTCATCGGCGGACGCCCGCAGCGCAACGTCGCCTTCACGGGCCGCCGGGCACTCATCGAACGACTTCGCGACAGTCTGCTCGCCGGCACCACCGCGGTCCTGCCCCAGGCGCTGTTCGGGCTCGGTGGTGTGGGGAAGACGCAGATCGCACTCGAGTACGGCTACCGCTTCGAGTCGGACTACGACCTGATCTGGTGGATCAAGGCTGCGGATCGAACGCAGATCCGACAGGACCTGAGCGCGCTGGCCGGGCACCTCGGAGTGCCCGTCGGCGGCAAGGATCTGACGGCCGTATGCGACGAGGTTCTGGACAAGCTACGGCGCGGCACGCCCCACTCCCGCTGGCTCCTCGTGTACGACAATGCCGAGAAACCAGCCGACCTGGACGGTCTGGTGCCGGTCAGCGGGCCCGGTCACCACATCCTCATCACCTCTCGGGACCCGTCCTGGGCCGAACGTGCCGCACGCATCGAGGTGGACCTGTTCACCCGTGAGGAGAGTGTCGCGTTGCTGCGCCGTTACAACGAGGGCCTGGAGTCCGCGGAGGCGGCGCGCGTGGCCGAGGAACTCGGTGACTTCCCACTGGCTGTGAGCCTTGCCGCCGCCTCCCTGCAGGAGTCGGCCATGCCCGTGGACGCCTATGTGGAGATGCTCCGAACCAAGATGACCGACATTCTGGGCAGCCAGTCTGCCCCCGACTACCCGACGTCGGCAGCGGCCAGCTGGTCACTCGAACGGCTGAAAACGCGCACGCCTGCCGCGGCCGCACTGCTCGAACTATGCGCGTTCTTCGGGCCGGACCCGATTCCGCGGGACCTTTTCAGCAGTCGGCCCGCCCTCGAAATGCTCGAACGCCATGACCCGAGCCTCTCCGACCCGCTGCTGATGAGCAGGCTCTACGGCCAGACCGTGCGCAGCGGACTCGCACAGGCCGACCAGCGGACCGACACTCTGACCATGCATCGCCTGATCCAACACGTACTCCGGGACCAGCTCAGCACGGAGAAGCAGGCCGCCATGAGGGAGCGAGCCCATGCCGTACTGGGCCAGGCCAATCCGAAGGACCCCGACGAGTCCGACAACTGGAATCGCTACGCCATGCTGCTGCCGCACCTGTGGCCCACCATGGCCGAGGAGAGCGACAACCTCGAGGTTCGGCAATGGATCTGTGACACCGTGCGCTACCTGTGGCGCAGTGGGGACTCCGACACCGCCGACCGGACGGCCAAGAGGGTGCTCGACAGCTGGCTGCCCCGCTTCGGCGAGGACGACTCGCTCGTGCTCCGCCTGCGCACGGAACTCGGCAACGCGCTGCGCGACCAAGGCCGCCTGCAGGAGGCGTACGACGTGACCCTCGACGTGTACGAGCGGGCCAGCCAGATCCTGGGCGAGGACCACCCCTACACCCTGGGCGCTGCCATGAGCCTCGGCTCCGACCTGCGCAGTGTCGGCCGGTACGCCGACGCCATGAAGAGCGACCGGGAAACCCTGCGGCGCACTCGGCGGATCTTCGGTGACAGCCACCAGCGCACCCTTCAGGCGGCCAACAACCTCGCCGTGTCCGAGTTCCTCTCCGGCAACCGGCAGGCCGCCCGCGACACCAACCGGGAGATTCTCCAACAGCGCCGGGAGATCTTCGGACCCGACCAGCGTTCCACCCTCAACTCCGCCACCAACTACGCCCGTGACCTACGTGCCGCCGGGAGGTTCCGGGAGGCGCTGAAGCTCATCGAGGAAACGCTGAAGCGCAGTCGGCGTGCGCTCGGACCCGACCACCTGATCACCTTCCGCGCCTCCCTCGGCGCCGCGATCCTGTACCGGAGGCAGGGCGAGTACGAGCAGGCGTACACCCTGACGAACGACACCTACGAACTGGCCCTCAAGCAGCTGGGCCCCGAGCACCCCGACACCCTGGCCATCGCGACGAACCTGTGCGCGGATCTCTACGACCGGGGCGAGTCCGCCCGGGGCCGCGAGCTCGCCAGGGAGACCCTGGACCGCTACGAGCACCGGTTCGGTTCGGACCATGTCTTCACCCTCGCCAGCTGCTCCAACCTGGCCGTACTGCTCCGGCTGACCGGCGAACCGGAGGCCGCGCTGGAACTGTCGACCCACACCGTCGACCGTTTCCGACGACTCCTCGGGCCACGCCACCCCTACACCCTCACGTGCATGCTGAATCACGCCACGGACCTGTCCGAGAACGGCGACCACGCACGGGCCGTCGCGGTGGGCCGCGAGGCGTACGAGGGGCTCACCGAGGTGCTGGGAACCGACCACTACCTGGCCATCGCCGCTGCCTCGAACCTCGCGGCCGAACTGCGCCGCGACGATTCGGACGAGGCGGAGCGGCTGCACGAGGAAGCGGGCCGACTCCACGACGAGGCGGAGCGGCGCGCCCGCGAGAGCAGGGAACTCGGGGGCGACCACCCCATGACCCGGGCGGTCACCCGCTGGCAGCCCATCGACGCGGACATCGAGCCGCCGGTCACCTGA
- a CDS encoding MarR family winged helix-turn-helix transcriptional regulator produces MLLDDQLCFALYAASRAVTARYRPLLDALGLTYPQYLVMLALWEQDSISVRDLGSALQLESSTLSPLLKRLEAGGLLRRERRTDDERSVAIRLTESGAQLKERARTVPTDIGEAMGLTPEQHTLTKQLLRLLTANVSQG; encoded by the coding sequence CTGCTCCTGGACGACCAGCTCTGCTTCGCCCTGTACGCCGCCTCCCGCGCGGTCACGGCCCGCTACCGGCCGCTGCTCGACGCACTGGGGCTGACCTATCCCCAGTACCTGGTCATGCTCGCGCTCTGGGAACAGGACTCGATCTCCGTACGCGACCTGGGCTCCGCGCTCCAGCTCGAGTCCAGCACCCTCTCCCCACTCCTGAAGCGCCTGGAAGCCGGCGGCCTGCTCCGCCGTGAGCGCCGTACGGACGACGAGCGCTCCGTCGCCATCCGCCTCACCGAGTCCGGGGCCCAGCTCAAGGAGCGGGCCCGGACCGTCCCCACGGACATCGGCGAAGCGATGGGACTGACCCCCGAACAGCACACCCTGACCAAGCAGTTGCTCCGGCTGCTCACGGCGAACGTCAGCCAGGGATGA
- a CDS encoding alpha/beta hydrolase has product MSETTGITGTTGTRPVLEPAAAAFAEATANPPYLFDLGPVEGRKTVDEVQSGDIDMPAVDEEWVTVPGGPTGEVKARVVRPVGAKGVLPVILYIHGAGWVFGNAHTHDRLVRELAVGARAAVVFPEYDLSPEARYPVAIEQNYAVARWIVTEGAGHYLDATRIAVAGDSVGGNMSAALTLMAKERGDVPLVQQVLFYPVTDAAFDTGSYDRFAEGYFLRRDAMRWFWDQYTTSDKERAEITASPLRATPQQLKGLPPALVITAEADVLRDEGEAYANKLRAAGVPVTAVRYQGIIHDFVMLNALRETHAAEAAIGQAITTLRSAFGTD; this is encoded by the coding sequence ATGTCCGAGACCACCGGCATCACTGGCACCACCGGCACCCGTCCCGTCCTGGAGCCGGCCGCCGCGGCCTTCGCGGAGGCCACCGCGAACCCGCCGTACCTGTTCGACCTGGGTCCGGTCGAGGGCCGCAAGACCGTCGACGAGGTGCAGTCGGGCGACATCGACATGCCGGCCGTGGACGAGGAGTGGGTGACCGTGCCGGGCGGGCCCACCGGCGAGGTCAAGGCGCGTGTCGTCCGCCCGGTGGGAGCCAAGGGTGTGCTTCCGGTGATCCTCTACATCCACGGCGCCGGCTGGGTCTTCGGCAACGCCCACACCCACGACCGGCTGGTGCGCGAGCTGGCCGTGGGCGCACGGGCCGCGGTCGTCTTCCCCGAGTACGACCTCTCGCCCGAGGCCCGCTACCCGGTCGCCATCGAGCAGAACTACGCGGTGGCCCGCTGGATCGTCACCGAGGGCGCCGGCCACTACCTGGACGCCACGCGTATCGCCGTGGCCGGTGACTCCGTCGGCGGCAACATGAGCGCCGCGCTGACCCTGATGGCCAAGGAGCGGGGCGATGTGCCCCTGGTCCAGCAGGTGCTCTTCTACCCGGTCACCGACGCCGCCTTCGACACCGGCTCCTACGACCGGTTCGCCGAGGGCTACTTCCTGCGGCGGGACGCCATGCGCTGGTTCTGGGACCAGTACACGACCAGCGACAAGGAACGCGCCGAGATCACCGCCTCACCGCTGCGCGCCACCCCTCAGCAGCTCAAGGGGCTGCCCCCGGCCCTCGTCATCACCGCCGAGGCCGACGTCCTGCGCGACGAGGGCGAGGCGTACGCCAACAAGCTCCGCGCTGCCGGCGTACCGGTGACCGCCGTGCGCTACCAGGGCATCATCCACGACTTCGTCATGCTCAACGCCCTGCGCGAGACGCACGCCGCCGAGGCCGCGATCGGCCAGGCGATCACTACCCTGCGCTCGGCGTTCGGCACCGACTGA